The DNA segment CGGCGGAACTGGTCCGCGAGACGAAGAGGCGGGGCGGAAGGGTGATCGCATCCGGCACGACGGTGGCGCGCACGCTGGAATCGATGGCAATCCCCGGGGACGTAATCCGGTCCGGGAAGATGGAGACAGGGCTCTTTATCTATCCGGGCTACGAGTTCGTCCTCACGGACTGCCTGCTGACCAACTTCCATCTTCCCAGAAGCTCCCTGCTGATGCTGGTCTCGGCGTTCGCGGGCCGCGATGTCATCAAGAGAGCCTATGAGACGGCGGTCGATATGAGATATCGTTTCTTCTCTTTCGGCGACGCCATGTTCATCCATTGATCCGGACCAGGAGGTGTATGAGATGTGGTACTGGGAGTGCTTCACACCCCACCCCCCGATCATCATTCCCCAGGTGGGCGGAGGTAGGGAGCAGGAGGCCTCGGACACGATCGAGGGCATGAAAAAGCTCTCCGAGCTGACCGGCCGAAATGCTCCGGACAACCTGCTTGTCCTTTCCCCTCACGCGGACTTCGCAGGTGGACTGACCCTGTCGCTCGCGGAGCGATATTCAGGCGACTTCTCCAGGTTTATGGCCCCCTCGGTTCGGCTGAGTTACGATGGTGCCCCGGAGGAGGGGGAGCAGATGGCCGACTTCCTTAACGACGACTTTCACATAGTCGCGAGGAGATACGGAGAGTGCCCGCTCGACCACGGCAGCCTGGTGCCTCTTTTCTTTCTAA comes from the Synergistaceae bacterium genome and includes:
- a CDS encoding S-adenosylmethionine:tRNA ribosyltransferase-isomerase, which codes for AELVRETKRRGGRVIASGTTVARTLESMAIPGDVIRSGKMETGLFIYPGYEFVLTDCLLTNFHLPRSSLLMLVSAFAGRDVIKRAYETAVDMRYRFFSFGDAMFIH